tattgtataatgctATATGCATATTAAGAACATTGCATTCTATATTAGGAACAtagcaggtaaccttgtattgtATGTCCTGACGCTTTAGATATCCATTCGATCACAAACGGAAATCTGGGGCCATCACAACATATGTCCAATTCTAATACACAAGCGAATTTATTTCCCTTTTTATCTTTTGGGAAAAAAAGTAGGAGGTTGGTATGGCTGTGCAAATCTTCCAAAATTTCGATTCCTACTCCAATGAAGTTTGAGTGTTCGAAAATAGGAATCAAAATTGGAATAGTTTTGAGAATTTAAATGGAGTTCGGAGCTAAAGTCGGAGTCCAGCAAACCCTGAACtcatactttttcaaaaaacacaaatgcaaaacgacattttttttaatcctacCTTAAACGACGCCTTTCCATTTAATAGTAACGATGTTGTTTTCCTAACTTAAAAGTTAAACACCAATgcccctttcttcttcatttcttcttctctctcacttctcaCTTCTCAGTTCTCTGATTCTCACCATTGGTTTGTTCCTCTTCCTCTTGTGCGATGCAATCTGTAGATTTCTTCACCCCACAGCCGCTATAGTGCCGCACCATTTGCCAAATTGCCGTTGTCCAGCTGTCTTCACACTACCATCACAACATCAATTGCCAATTGGTAATTTTagggttttaaattttgaaattttagttaCATGGAATTATATATTGTTATTCATGTTTGTTTGATTTTGGATTGTGTAGATTGTAGAAATATGTGTATAATTGTATTGAGGAAATGGTTATGATGAATTTTATCATGTTTCTTGATTTTAGACAGTGAACGAAAGGTGTTTGTAGAAatatcactaagaaaaaatttcCCAAATTCATGTTGTTTCATGCTTTGTCGATGATGATTTGTTCTTTCCATGCTCCTCTTCCTATGATGACATAGTTACTAAAAGAATTGTCTCTTGGAATTGGACTCATTCTGAATTGTCTCTTGCAATTGGACTCATTCTTTAATTCCCTTGTGTGAAACGTCTCTGTGTGTGGCTCTGCACCATGGATGCATGGTCAATCCACATCATTCTCCACCACAATTGAAAACTATTTACCAAAGATGGTTTACCTCAACATAATTTGTTGGGCATGTATATAATGCTATTctctatgaagaaaaaaaaattatattttcagctTGTTGACAAGCTAAACATccaaaatatactaaaaattaatgCAACATTATTCAGTATGCCCATCCATCATTCTTACCcattagtttaatatatatatatatagtaggcATGTTTAATTTCTTAGTATGTTGTCATGCTTTTATTTAAACAAAGCATAAGGCTAATTCGACCTTAAATGCATGCCAATCTGTCCTACACTCACAATTGATAAGTGATATGGATGCTACAAGTACACCTAGTGGGACCCCACAAGGGGATCCGAATGCCACAATTTGTACACCAAGATCTCGACCCACTTCTAGAGTATTTACTTCTTGTACAAGTAGTTGATTCCCACTCCTAACagacatagaagatgaggatgtgtttaatgaggaggaggagatggCTATTGGGAACAATCCAATCTACCACCTGCACCTACACCTGCACCAGCACTACAAACTACTAAAAAAATGTCGTGGACATGGGAACATTTCACTAAAATTTCTGGTAATTGTGAGAGCCTATAGACACAATGCCACCACTGTGGACAACTTTGTGGATGTCATTCGAAAAAGTAAGGCGCCGCTGTATTGATAGCACATCTTAATGATTGCCAGcaacataaaataaacaaaggatTGGTGACCACTAATTAGACCAAGCTTAGTTACAAAACTTCTACGGTCACTGATGGTGCACAGGTTAAGAAATTGTCAATacctcaatacagtgagaagatGTCAAGGAAAATGATTGCAGAGATGATAATTACTGATAAGATACCTTTTACAACAATTGACAAAAGAGGCTTTTGAAAGTTTATCCACACTATTGAGCCACAATTTCCCATGCCATCACTATATATGGTGATGCAAGACTGTATGAAGGGGCATCCAAAGGAGAAACCAGAGATGAGAAAGATGTTTCTTACCATTGGCCAGAGAGTGTCATCTACAACTGACACATGGAAATATTGGcttcaaagaaattgttgatCATAAGGGTTCATCCATTGGGGCAGAGATGGATGATTGTATAAAGAATTGAGGAATTAGAAGAGTGCTATGtattacagttgacaatgccaatGACATTGTAATTGATTGGTTCAAGTGGAATACGATGGTGAAAGTTGATGTCATTCGTCAGCACCAGTTTATTCATATTTGTTGTTGTGCTCATATCATCAACCTCATAGTTGTTaaggggttaaaagaggttgatgattccattaccaGAGTCCACAACTTTGTGCGATATGTGAGAGCTTTCCTCCAAAAGCTTGCCAAGTTTAAGGCAATAGCAAAACAACTTCAGATTGGATGTTCTAGTATGTTGTGCTTGGACGTTCCAACTtgatggaactctacatacatgatgttggatgtggcGCAGAAGTACCAAAGAGAGTTCGAACGGATGGAGGTTGAGGATAAAGGCTTGAGATATGCTTTGCTAAAGCCAGTAGGATGGAAAATCGGTGCGCCAGACATACATGATTAGGCTAGTGTGAGGTACTATGTTcaatttttgaaattgttttatgACATAACTATGCGGATATCTGGACCCAAATGTACGAATATGAACTTGTACTTTAGCTAGCTCTCGGGGCTTTACTTCCACTTGCAAAATAGTTGTACTGACTCTAGGGGATTGTTATCTGCTATGGCTACAAGGATGAAGtctaaatatgataaatattgagGAAATGTTGAgaatataaatagattactaTTGGTGGCTACAATCCTTGCCCCCCGATATAAATTggccattatagaattttggATAAATTTTGTCCTCATGGTAGTGAAGGCTCGAGAGTCTATTAGAGCGGTAAAAAGTGATATTGATGACTTATACAATCACTACAGCAGCAGTGGTTAGCCTTCATCCATAGCTAGTAGCTCCTCACATTCGAGGCTGACGGGTTTTGTCAACATCTTCCTTAGATGATCATGACACATTTGGGGAGGGTTCAACCCATTTTAGTATGCAACAATTTCATCAAATACGTGCACCGAGAAATATTATGCAGTGTACGTCTAAggttaaacaatattttatgaaaGATGTTGAGTCACCTAGTGTTgcatttcatttattaacttggtggaagaTTAATTCCACCTCTTTTGGAGGATGGAGGGCGATAGTATCTCACCTCCCTTGGAGGAGGGGGattgtttaattttgtttttacagagcatttttcttttgatatttgTTAGGAGATAGtttatagaagttaagacaatgtctgtaacaaaaaaatttgtaagtAGGGGAGCCTCTAACAGATGAGTAGTTTGGCTGAAAATCTGGATTTTTCCTGTATTGACTAGTCACGGATGTAACTTTGGAttcattaaatgaaatgaagtctatttccatgaaaaaaaaagaacagttATCTTTAAGTCAGTGTTATAATAAATGGGGTTGTTATATGGTTACTACATGTTATTTCATTTTTGAACAATTGTATTTAAGTTATTGAATggttttttacaatattttttggaAACCCACTAGGGTGTAGTTTGTagatatgtttttattattttttaagtattttttttttttacaggatTAGGTATTGGGCTTTGGTGAGCCCAGAAGTCAAAACTAGGCCTTGAGTAAGCCTAATAACGTTCAAAGCTTCAACCTCCAATCAGAGTCGAGCTCTGACTCTATGCAAAATCAGAGTCGGTGCAAAATTTTCCTTTGACTCTTCAAACTTGGAAGTCGGACAAGCCTGCTTTGACTCCATCGGAATCAGACCAATCCTAGAGGTTGGTATCCCAATACCTACActttatttattgaataatacTAGATCCCCCGCTGGGGGATCCCGCTGGGAGCTACCGCTCccagctttttattttttttttctttttcttagtgattaagaaaaatttatttaatattattgtgaattttttatatttttttaaatatttaaaattattaaaaaaatgatgtgaaaaaaaaaaaaaaaagaatttttttggcCTAGCGGGAGCTCCCAACGGGAGCCCCCAGCGGTGGCCGTAGCAGCGTTCTTATTTATTTGTGGTTagtgagttaaaataaaatgaattaaaataaaagttaaaagttgaataatattattattattttaaaatttaaaaaaattgaattaaatcttatattttgtataaaaatttgataaagttataataattaaatgagtagacaaaatttgaaaaagttataataattattccTTATATTTCTTATAACCTTTTTTCTTTACTATAAAATAGTTAAATACTTTTCTTAAACATGATCTCCAAAAATGACTGTTAATTAAGATAATTAATAAACAGAGTagacaaaaaatataaacttttgGGAATTGATAATTTGGGAATATTTGAATCAAATAAATTTGGAAGAAAGCAAACTTGGAAAATTTTCAAGCTATAGTtgataattttgagaattttttaacttaataaatttgggaAACATAAACTGGAAATTTTACAAGCCATAATTGCTACATaatgatagatatatatatatatatctataatttataagatttgtattgaaaatattttaaaatataattatatatataatttatttatataataattatcttaaatatatatatatatataactataccaaAATATTTGGTTTCAATAGTTCATTCCAAACTTCCAAGCAGTAttcaaaaatcttattttatataattattataattttttaaaatttttaaataaaatataataaataattcaaattttttaaattttaaaataaaattattattaaaaatattataataatataatattttatttaaattttaataaaatatcttgaactgaaTAAACAAACGAGTGGCTTTACTTTATACCGGGCCGCCCTGTCCGAGATATTTATCGCCCGACAAGGATGGAATGAGACCACATTGGCACATTCGATGAATCTGTTTCTATTTCTCAAAACGTAGGCTATTTTACGTTAGcaaactttgatttttttgtttggtgtCCTTTTCACTGATCCATCAGGACCACATCCCGGCTTCGCCTCGCCCTCCATCTTATGTATAAATTGTATTGGTCCACTGCCTCGGTTACTCCTCACACCGATCGAAAATGGCGCAAAGAGTTAGGAGGATAAAGCTGGGTTCTCAGGGTCTGGAGGTGTCGGCGCAGGGGCTGGGCTGCATGGGCATGTCCGCAGTCTATGGCCCTCCCAAGCCCGAAGAAGACATGATTGCTCTCATCCATCACGCCGTCCACACTGCCGGCGTTACCTTCCTCGACACCTCCGACGTCTATGGCCCTTTCACCAACGAAACTCTCCTGGGCAAGGTACTGATGCCTTTTAAGCTAATCTAGCTAGGTCCGTCCGCGCAAATACCTTTTCTTATGACATTTTGCATGTCTTGGGTGTGCGATGCCTGGCGGCTGGCAGGCTTTGAAGGGAGGCGTTAGAGAGAAGGTGGAGTTGGCTACAAAGTTCGGTTTTAGCTTTGCCGATGAGAAGTTGGAGATCCACGGCGATCCGGCGTATGTGAGAGCCGCCTGTGAGGGCAGCTTGAAGCGCCTCGACATCGATTGCATTGATCTCTACTACCAGCACCGCAGCGATACCCGCGTTCCCATAGAAGTCACGGTTTGTCCCTTTTTCGATCTCCTTAAATTTCTATGTTTTCCTCTTGTAAAAATCTAAAATCAAGATACAGTCTAAAAGGAGCTTTTACGTTATAATTGAAATAAGCTCATCTCCACACTCAAAACATAAAtcttttgtgttttaaaaaattagtagtGGCTGCTGGCGACCGGATTTCGGCTGCCGGCCATCAAAGTTTTGCCGATTTCCTAATCCGGTTAACTCCAGCGATCTCTCGGGATGGCTGTCAGACTAATtgcaaaaaattcttaaaaataattaacattagTGTTATTAAGATTTTAGAATTTcctatttgaaaaattaacgcATTGGGGTTTAGTTAGTTATAGAATTGATACGATCATGGCATAGTGGCCAACTCCATAAATACTATGCCAACTccataaatttctatatatgttTTCCTCTCGTAAAAATCTAAAATCAACACACAGAGCTTTTACGTTATGATCGAAAGAGTTTattatttctgttttttttttctaatattttatatatatatatatatatatatatatttgtcacaTTAACactctttatttataaaacatgaaaaagttataatattactagaatattttattttaataaaaagaaaaatagtcatgttaaaattttttcaaaacagattgataaaaagaaaaaaaaaaaaaaaaaaagagaggatggatgaatttttttccatctttatttttttaaaatttttattgggcCATTGATGTCATTTTGGCAAAGAAAAGATATTGTGTTCGCATTATATATGAGAAATCTTGAGAGATATGAGAATATCACAAATTtaatagtaattaaaaaatatttagaatgaataaagaaagaatatttaaataatataaaaaaataatagataagtTGATGTATAATTCATTGTAAAAGACATGAACCAAAATAGAAAAGTCGATTTTgatgatctatttataaaaaaaaattaatacaaaaaccATTAATATTGGTAGTAGCCACTATTCCCCATTATATCCCCATTAAATGCAAGTCTACTATTTGTGTTTGCTACACAACTTTTACCAAAATGATATTTGCTTTCTTAGGATGTTTAAACTTTGCTTACTCTCTTTAAACAAAATAGGTAAATctgagacccacatgaaaaattattttcttactaaTATATCCCTCTTTCCTTGAAAAAGAacatgagatatttttatacCCTATAACTGCATCTagtatttctcaattttttattaAGCATGGCTAATTCTTTTATTCTATCTTCTGTAAGATTGGAGAACTCAAGAAACTAGTAGAAGAGGGTAAAATCAAGTACATAGGTTTATCCGAAGCCTCTGCATCAACCATCAGAAGAGCACATGTTGTTCATCCAATAACAGC
This genomic interval from Carya illinoinensis cultivar Pawnee chromosome 2, C.illinoinensisPawnee_v1, whole genome shotgun sequence contains the following:
- the LOC122300218 gene encoding probable aldo-keto reductase 2, producing the protein MAQRVRRIKLGSQGLEVSAQGLGCMGMSAVYGPPKPEEDMIALIHHAVHTAGVTFLDTSDVYGPFTNETLLGKALKGGVREKVELATKFGFSFADEKLEIHGDPAYVRAACEGSLKRLDIDCIDLYYQHRSDTRVPIEVTIGELKKLVEEGKIKYIGLSEASASTIRRAHVVHPITAVQLEWSLWSRDVEEEIIPTCRELGIGIVAYSPLGRGFFSSGPKFVEDLPTNDFRKFLPRFQPENMVHNKTVFERVNEMATRKGCTSSQLALAWVHHQGKDVCPIPGTTKIENINQNIGALSVKLNPDEMAELESFASEDAVKGERYMESIPTWKNSETPPFSSWKSV